Proteins encoded together in one Polaribacter reichenbachii window:
- the gldB gene encoding gliding motility lipoprotein GldB — MRFLFAVLMVFCLFFSCSDKKQQQIDVSKVKVDFSVKRYDVDFYNATTESLLKVKQKYPYLFPDAFTDSLAFAKINDKEEQKLFAETQKIYADFNDEEKQFSSLFKHVKYYNPKFKVPNVVTLLSNIDYENRVIYADSLMLVSLDVYLGKQHQFYADYPKYIKENNTKKHIIVDVASAIIEQQVQPSNKRRFIDKMIYEGKKMYLLDSYLPEVSDQEIMGYSEDKFNWAIANEEQVWMYFIDKKLLFSTDTKLNQRFLDNAPFSKFYTDQDNLSPGKIGVWLGWQIVNSYMQHNDVSLQELLKMDEDVIFTKSKYKPKR, encoded by the coding sequence ATGAGATTTTTATTTGCAGTTTTAATGGTTTTCTGTCTGTTTTTTTCTTGTTCTGATAAAAAACAACAACAAATTGATGTTTCTAAAGTAAAAGTTGATTTTTCTGTAAAGAGATATGATGTTGATTTTTATAACGCAACAACAGAAAGTTTATTAAAAGTAAAACAGAAGTATCCTTATTTATTTCCTGATGCATTTACAGATAGCTTGGCATTTGCTAAAATAAATGATAAAGAAGAACAAAAATTGTTTGCAGAAACACAAAAGATTTATGCTGATTTTAATGATGAAGAAAAACAATTTTCATCACTTTTTAAACATGTTAAATATTACAATCCGAAGTTTAAAGTACCTAATGTAGTTACACTTTTAAGCAACATAGATTATGAAAATAGAGTAATTTATGCAGATAGTTTAATGCTTGTTTCTTTGGATGTATATTTGGGAAAACAACATCAATTTTATGCAGATTACCCAAAATACATCAAAGAAAATAATACTAAAAAACATATAATTGTTGATGTTGCAAGTGCAATTATAGAACAGCAAGTACAGCCATCAAACAAAAGAAGATTTATTGATAAAATGATTTATGAAGGCAAAAAAATGTATTTGTTAGATTCGTATTTACCCGAAGTTTCTGATCAAGAGATAATGGGCTATTCAGAAGATAAGTTCAATTGGGCAATTGCAAATGAAGAACAAGTTTGGATGTACTTTATCGATAAAAAATTATTATTTAGTACAGACACAAAACTGAATCAAAGGTTTTTAGATAATGCTCCTTTTTCTAAATTTTATACAGATCAAGATAATTTATCACCAGGCAAAATAGGGGTTTGGTTAGGTTGGCAAATTGTTAATTCTTATATGCAACATAATGATGTATCTTTGCAAGAATTATTAAAAATGGATGAAGATGTAATCTTCACAAAATCTAAATACAAACCCAAAAGATAA
- the gldC gene encoding gliding motility protein GldC, whose translation MAVKHNSEVKFKIGLDENKVPEAISWTAKDGGIDKETSKAVMISVWDHKKKDTLRMDLWTKDMPVDEMKQFYHQTLVSMADTFERATDDQKMSATMRDFCDYFAEKLELKK comes from the coding sequence ATGGCTGTTAAACATAATTCTGAAGTAAAATTTAAAATAGGTTTAGACGAAAATAAAGTTCCTGAAGCAATTTCTTGGACTGCAAAAGATGGTGGAATTGATAAAGAAACCTCTAAAGCAGTAATGATTTCTGTTTGGGATCACAAGAAAAAAGATACTTTACGTATGGATTTATGGACAAAAGATATGCCAGTTGATGAAATGAAACAGTTCTATCATCAAACATTAGTTTCTATGGCAGATACTTTTGAAAGAGCCACAGACGATCAAAAAATGAGTGCAACAATGCGTGATTTTTGCGATTACTTTGCAGAAAAATTAGAGCTTAAAAAATAA
- the clpP gene encoding ATP-dependent Clp endopeptidase proteolytic subunit ClpP, with the protein MNYGKEFEKYATKHHGISSTAYTKITSSLTPYIMEERQMNITQMDVFSRLMMDRIIFLGTGINDQVANIIQAQLLFLESVDANKDISIYINSPGGGVYAGLGIYDTMQFIKPDVATICTGMAASMGAVLMCAGAAGKRSALPHSRIMIHQPLGGAQGQASDIEITAREILKLKDELYAIIANHSGQTIEKVHNDSDRDYWMKADEAKAYGMIDEILTRK; encoded by the coding sequence ATGAATTACGGAAAAGAGTTCGAAAAATATGCTACAAAACATCATGGAATTAGTAGTACTGCATATACCAAAATAACAAGTAGTTTAACACCATATATTATGGAAGAACGCCAAATGAATATTACTCAAATGGATGTTTTTTCTCGTTTAATGATGGATAGAATTATATTTCTAGGTACAGGTATTAACGATCAAGTTGCAAATATTATACAAGCACAATTGTTGTTTTTAGAAAGTGTAGATGCAAATAAAGATATTTCTATCTATATAAATTCACCAGGTGGTGGCGTTTATGCAGGTTTAGGTATTTACGATACTATGCAATTTATTAAGCCAGATGTTGCAACAATTTGTACAGGAATGGCAGCTTCTATGGGTGCAGTTTTAATGTGTGCAGGTGCAGCTGGTAAACGTTCTGCCTTACCACATTCTAGAATTATGATTCATCAACCTTTAGGTGGTGCTCAAGGTCAGGCTTCTGATATAGAGATTACTGCAAGAGAAATCTTAAAGTTAAAAGATGAATTGTATGCAATTATTGCAAATCATTCTGGACAAACTATAGAAAAAGTTCATAATGATTCTGATAGAGATTACTGGATGAAAGCTGATGAAGCTAAAGCATATGGTATGATCGATGAAATTTTAACAAGAAAGTAA
- a CDS encoding polyribonucleotide nucleotidyltransferase: protein MIPKVFREVIDLGDGRTISLETGKLAKQAHGSVVVQSGKCMLLCTVVSNYTQADVDFLPLTVDYREKFAAAGRYPGGFFKREARPSDGEVLTMRLVDRVLRPLFPKDYHAETQVMIQMMSHDDDVMPDAMAGLAASAAIQLSDLPFETPISEVRVGRVNGEFVINPTRAQLAEADIDMMIGASADSVMMVEGEMDECSEEEMAEAIKFAHEAIKVQCAAQVALAEAFGKKETREYAAEASDEDLAAKIHELVYAKTYEIAKAGSAKHERSAAFSEIKEEVVNSFSEEEQAEYGKLISKYVAKAQKIAIRDLTLNEGLRLDGRKTTDIRPIWCEVDYLPSTHGSSIFTRGETQALATVTLGTSREANQIDMPSYEGEETFYLHYNFPPFSTGEARPLRGTSRREVGHGNLAQRALKGMIPADCPYTVRVVSEVLESNGSSSMATVCSGTMALMDAGVQLKKPVSGIAMGLISDGDNYAVLSDILGDEDHLGDMDFKVTGTADGITACQMDIKIKGLSYEILVKALKQARDGRLHILKKLTDTIETPNNDVKTHAPKMITRRIPNDMIGAFIGPGGKHIQELQKETETTIVITEDPVTEEGIIEILGTKPAGMDAVIAKIESMLFKPEKGSVYEVKVIKMLDFGAVVEYTEAPGNEVLLHVSELAWERTDNVTDVVNLGDILDVKYFGIDPRTRKEKVSRKAILPKPEGFKERPPRDNNRGRDNRGRDNRGRDNRRDDRKPRERKED from the coding sequence GTACTGTAGTTTCTAACTACACACAAGCAGATGTTGACTTTTTACCTTTAACTGTAGATTATAGAGAAAAATTTGCTGCTGCAGGACGTTATCCTGGAGGATTCTTTAAAAGAGAAGCAAGACCAAGTGATGGAGAAGTATTAACAATGCGTTTAGTAGACCGTGTTTTACGTCCATTATTCCCAAAAGATTATCACGCAGAAACTCAGGTTATGATTCAAATGATGTCTCATGATGATGATGTTATGCCAGATGCAATGGCTGGTTTAGCTGCATCTGCTGCTATTCAATTATCAGATTTACCATTCGAAACTCCTATTTCTGAAGTAAGAGTTGGTAGAGTAAATGGTGAGTTTGTAATTAACCCAACAAGAGCTCAATTAGCTGAAGCTGATATTGATATGATGATTGGTGCTTCTGCAGATTCAGTAATGATGGTAGAAGGTGAAATGGACGAGTGTTCTGAAGAAGAAATGGCAGAAGCTATTAAATTTGCACACGAAGCTATTAAAGTACAATGTGCTGCTCAAGTTGCTTTAGCAGAAGCATTTGGTAAAAAAGAAACACGTGAATATGCTGCTGAAGCTTCTGATGAAGATTTAGCAGCTAAAATTCATGAACTAGTATATGCTAAAACTTACGAAATTGCAAAAGCAGGTTCTGCAAAGCATGAAAGAAGTGCAGCATTTAGTGAAATTAAAGAAGAAGTTGTAAATTCTTTTTCTGAAGAAGAGCAAGCAGAATACGGAAAATTAATTTCTAAATATGTTGCAAAAGCTCAAAAAATTGCAATTCGTGATTTAACTTTAAATGAAGGTTTACGTTTAGACGGACGTAAAACTACAGATATTAGACCAATTTGGTGTGAGGTAGATTACTTACCATCTACACATGGTTCATCAATCTTTACACGTGGAGAAACTCAAGCTTTAGCAACAGTTACTTTAGGCACAAGTAGAGAAGCTAATCAAATAGATATGCCATCTTACGAAGGTGAAGAAACCTTCTATTTACACTATAACTTCCCTCCTTTTTCAACTGGTGAAGCTCGTCCTTTAAGAGGAACTTCTAGACGTGAAGTTGGTCATGGAAATTTAGCACAAAGAGCATTAAAAGGAATGATTCCTGCAGATTGCCCTTATACAGTAAGAGTTGTAAGTGAAGTATTAGAATCTAATGGTTCTTCTTCTATGGCAACTGTTTGTTCTGGAACAATGGCCTTAATGGATGCAGGTGTACAATTAAAGAAACCCGTTTCTGGTATTGCTATGGGATTAATTTCTGATGGTGATAACTATGCTGTTTTATCTGATATTTTAGGTGATGAAGATCACTTAGGAGATATGGACTTTAAAGTTACAGGTACTGCAGATGGTATTACAGCTTGTCAAATGGATATTAAAATCAAAGGATTAAGTTACGAGATTTTAGTAAAAGCATTAAAACAAGCAAGAGATGGTCGTTTACATATCTTAAAGAAGTTAACAGATACAATAGAAACACCTAATAATGATGTAAAAACTCACGCTCCAAAAATGATTACTAGACGTATCCCTAATGATATGATTGGTGCATTTATTGGTCCAGGTGGTAAGCATATTCAAGAGTTACAAAAAGAAACTGAAACTACAATTGTAATTACAGAAGACCCAGTAACAGAAGAAGGTATTATCGAAATTTTAGGAACTAAACCAGCAGGTATGGATGCTGTAATTGCAAAAATTGAATCAATGCTTTTTAAACCAGAAAAAGGTTCTGTTTACGAAGTAAAAGTAATTAAAATGTTAGATTTTGGTGCAGTTGTAGAATATACAGAAGCTCCAGGAAACGAAGTTTTATTACACGTTAGTGAATTAGCTTGGGAACGTACAGACAATGTTACTGATGTTGTTAATTTAGGTGATATTTTAGATGTAAAATATTTCGGAATTGATCCAAGAACACGTAAAGAAAAAGTTTCTAGAAAGGCAATTTTACCAAAACCAGAAGGTTTTAAAGAAAGACCACCTAGAGATAATAATCGTGGAAGAGACAACAGAGGTAGAGATAATCGTGGACGTGATAACAGACGTGATGATCGTAAACCTAGAGAAAGAAAAGAAGATTAA
- the folK gene encoding 2-amino-4-hydroxy-6-hydroxymethyldihydropteridine diphosphokinase, whose amino-acid sequence MKIQRITYLSLGTNQGNKLENLQKAINLIADKIGAILKISSVYKTASWGFDSNDFFNICLKVTTYHPPEKLMQILLKIESDLGRERNSSTGYSDRNIDIDILLFDDEIIFSKTLIVPHSKMLERKFVMVPLSEIAGSILHPIEKQKIAVCLQNCNDTSEISLVNEKLKRPIPISEKYNYIAIEGNIGAGKTSLSKMMSDEFNAKIVLERFADNPFLPKFYEDKERYAFPLEMSFLADRYQQLSDDLAQLDLFKNFVVSDYYIFKSLIFAQITLHKDEYLLYRKMFDLMYKEITKPDLYVYLYQNTDRLLENIKKRGRDYEQNIEASYLQKIHDGYKSFISTQQNLNTLVIDVSELDFVNNPEDYINIINQIKKG is encoded by the coding sequence ATGAAAATTCAAAGAATTACTTATTTATCTTTAGGAACAAACCAAGGAAACAAATTGGAAAACCTACAAAAAGCAATCAATTTAATTGCTGATAAAATAGGTGCTATTCTTAAAATTTCTTCAGTTTACAAAACAGCTTCTTGGGGTTTTGATAGTAACGATTTTTTTAATATCTGTTTAAAAGTTACTACTTATCATCCACCGGAAAAATTGATGCAAATTCTTTTAAAAATTGAAAGTGATTTAGGCAGAGAACGAAACAGTTCAACTGGTTATTCTGATAGAAATATAGATATTGATATTTTATTATTCGATGATGAAATCATCTTTTCTAAAACGCTAATTGTACCTCATTCAAAAATGTTAGAACGTAAATTTGTGATGGTTCCACTATCAGAAATTGCGGGTTCAATTCTTCATCCTATAGAAAAACAAAAAATAGCTGTTTGTTTACAAAATTGTAATGATACTTCTGAAATTTCTTTGGTTAATGAAAAATTAAAACGACCAATTCCTATATCAGAAAAATACAATTACATTGCTATAGAAGGGAATATTGGCGCAGGTAAAACATCATTATCTAAAATGATGTCTGATGAGTTTAATGCAAAAATTGTTTTAGAACGTTTTGCTGATAATCCTTTTTTACCAAAATTTTACGAAGACAAAGAACGTTATGCTTTTCCTTTAGAGATGAGTTTTTTGGCTGATCGTTATCAACAATTATCAGATGATTTAGCGCAACTAGATTTGTTTAAAAATTTTGTGGTTTCTGATTATTATATTTTTAAATCGTTAATTTTTGCACAAATCACTTTACATAAAGACGAATATTTATTGTACAGAAAAATGTTCGATTTAATGTATAAAGAAATTACAAAACCAGATTTATATGTGTATTTATATCAAAATACAGACAGGCTTTTAGAAAACATTAAAAAACGAGGTAGAGATTATGAGCAAAATATAGAAGCTTCTTATCTGCAAAAAATACACGATGGTTACAAAAGCTTTATAAGCACACAGCAAAATTTAAACACCTTAGTAATCGATGTTTCTGAACTTGATTTTGTAAATAATCCTGAAGATTATATAAACATTATCAATCAAATAAAAAAAGGTTAA
- the clpX gene encoding ATP-dependent Clp protease ATP-binding subunit ClpX, protein MSKEENLECSFCGRKKAETDLLIAGMDAHICDKCIEQAHGIVEEEISESKTSSLSKDLTLKKPREIKDFLDQYIIGQNETKRAMAVAVYNHYKRLLQDKNTEDEVEIEKSNIVLVGETGTGKTLVARTIAKMLNVPFSIVDATVLTQAGYVGEDVESILSRLLQAADYDVEKAQRGIVFIDEIDKIARKGDNPSITRDVSGEGVQQALLKLLEGAVVNVAPKGGRKHPEQKFIEVDTKDILFIAGGAFSGIDRLISKRLNRQAVGFGASLEDDKIDEENLLQYITPLDLKSFGLIPEIIGRLPVLSYMNPLDAKTLRAILTEPKNSIIKQYAKLFIMDEVAFTIDEEALNYIVEKAVEYKLGARGLRSLCEAIFTDAMFDLPSSDDKVFNVTKDYAESKLSNSTLKKLRAAS, encoded by the coding sequence ATGTCGAAAGAAGAAAATTTAGAGTGTTCGTTTTGCGGACGTAAAAAAGCAGAAACAGATTTACTGATTGCTGGTATGGATGCTCATATATGTGATAAATGTATAGAGCAAGCACATGGCATTGTAGAAGAAGAAATTTCTGAATCTAAAACTAGTAGTTTATCTAAAGATTTAACCTTAAAAAAGCCAAGAGAAATTAAGGACTTTTTAGATCAATATATCATTGGTCAAAATGAAACTAAACGTGCAATGGCAGTTGCTGTTTACAATCATTACAAAAGGTTATTGCAAGATAAAAATACAGAAGATGAAGTAGAAATAGAAAAATCGAATATTGTTTTGGTTGGTGAAACAGGTACAGGTAAAACATTGGTAGCAAGAACAATTGCAAAAATGTTAAACGTGCCTTTTTCTATAGTAGATGCTACAGTATTAACACAAGCAGGTTATGTTGGTGAAGATGTAGAAAGTATTTTAAGTCGTCTTTTACAAGCCGCAGATTACGATGTAGAAAAAGCACAAAGAGGTATTGTTTTTATAGATGAGATAGACAAAATTGCCAGAAAAGGCGATAATCCATCCATAACAAGAGATGTTTCAGGAGAAGGTGTACAACAAGCTTTACTTAAATTATTAGAAGGCGCAGTTGTAAATGTAGCACCAAAAGGAGGTAGAAAACATCCTGAGCAAAAATTTATAGAAGTAGATACTAAAGATATTTTATTTATTGCTGGTGGTGCATTTTCTGGTATAGACAGATTAATCAGTAAGCGTTTAAACAGACAAGCAGTTGGTTTTGGAGCATCTTTAGAAGATGATAAAATCGATGAAGAAAACTTATTACAATACATTACACCTTTAGATTTAAAATCTTTTGGTTTAATCCCAGAAATTATTGGGCGTTTGCCAGTATTAAGTTATATGAATCCTTTAGATGCTAAAACATTACGTGCTATTTTAACAGAGCCTAAAAATTCAATTATTAAACAATATGCAAAATTGTTTATTATGGATGAAGTTGCCTTTACAATAGATGAAGAAGCATTAAATTATATAGTAGAAAAAGCAGTAGAATATAAATTAGGTGCAAGAGGATTACGTTCTTTATGCGAGGCTATTTTTACAGATGCAATGTTCGATTTACCAAGTTCTGATGACAAGGTTTTTAATGTAACCAAAGACTATGCAGAATCTAAATTGTCTAACAGCACTTTAAAGAAGTTAAGAGCAGCATCTTAA
- the nadE gene encoding NAD(+) synthase, with the protein MNTEKVAEYIIDWLKDYAINARVKGFVVGVSGGIDSALTSTLCAKTGLPTLCVEMPIHQAASQVSRAEEHIAQLKKRFDNVSEVRVDLTATFEDFKNVVPTIEDTAKVDLSLANTRARIRMTTLYYLAGINSALVAGTGNKVEDFGVGFYTKYGDGGVDLSPIADLMKSEVYELAAYFGVPNSIQVAQPTDGLFGDSRTDEDQIGASYDELEWAMKMQNEGKTADNFTGREQEVFKIYIRLNTINQHKMQPIPVCEIPENLK; encoded by the coding sequence ATGAATACCGAAAAAGTAGCTGAATACATCATCGATTGGTTAAAAGATTACGCAATTAATGCAAGAGTAAAAGGTTTTGTTGTTGGAGTTTCTGGAGGAATAGATTCTGCTTTAACATCGACTTTATGTGCAAAAACTGGTTTACCTACTTTATGCGTAGAAATGCCTATTCATCAAGCAGCAAGTCAGGTTTCTAGAGCAGAAGAACATATTGCACAATTAAAGAAGCGTTTTGATAACGTAAGTGAAGTTAGAGTTGATTTAACTGCTACTTTTGAAGATTTTAAAAATGTTGTACCTACCATAGAAGATACTGCAAAAGTAGATTTATCTTTAGCTAACACAAGGGCTAGAATTAGAATGACTACTTTGTATTATTTAGCAGGAATTAATAGTGCTTTAGTTGCTGGAACTGGTAATAAAGTAGAAGATTTTGGTGTAGGTTTTTACACAAAATATGGTGATGGAGGTGTGGATTTAAGTCCGATTGCGGATTTAATGAAATCGGAAGTTTATGAATTAGCTGCTTATTTTGGTGTACCAAATTCTATACAAGTTGCACAACCTACAGATGGTTTATTTGGTGATAGTAGAACTGATGAAGATCAAATTGGCGCTTCTTATGATGAATTAGAATGGGCAATGAAAATGCAAAATGAAGGTAAAACAGCAGATAATTTTACAGGTAGAGAACAAGAAGTTTTTAAAATTTACATTAGATTAAACACCATTAATCAGCATAAAATGCAACCTATACCGGTTTGCGAAATTCCAGAAAACTTAAAGTAA
- the tig gene encoding trigger factor translates to MNITKENVDALNAVVKVDIVAEDYQAKVTEVLTDYRKKADIPGFRKGHVPMGMVKKQYGKSVMIDEVNKLLQDSLNKFITEEKLDILGNPLPKIKDDFNWDAETFSFEFELGLAPEFEIDLSAKNKIKQYNIVATDELLEEEVKNIQTRYGKMSSLDEATEHSNVTGTFVNEEKEINKKGTFLVNDLKGKKNEKKLIGTKVGDVVELETKKLFEDDHKLQHLLGVSHEEIHDLDIKVTFTVEEITKTEPAELDKELFDKLFADGSVSTVTELKEKIKEDAEKQFAQQGDQYLLNAVQEYLIENTKFDLPAEFLQKWLQSAGEKQLTPEEATEEYKKSEQGLRYQLIEGKLMKDNDIKLDYAELVDYAKGFIRTQMAQFGNMNPEEKELDEIAGRILQNQEEAQKLQSQLISQKLLTFFKENINFKTKEVSYEEFVKEAYKK, encoded by the coding sequence ATGAATATTACAAAAGAGAACGTAGATGCATTAAATGCAGTTGTAAAAGTTGATATTGTTGCAGAAGATTATCAAGCAAAAGTAACAGAGGTTTTAACAGATTACCGTAAAAAAGCAGATATTCCTGGTTTTAGAAAAGGGCACGTACCTATGGGAATGGTTAAAAAGCAATATGGAAAATCTGTAATGATTGATGAAGTAAACAAACTTTTACAAGATTCTTTAAATAAATTTATAACAGAAGAAAAATTAGATATTTTAGGTAATCCTTTACCAAAAATTAAAGACGATTTTAATTGGGATGCAGAAACTTTTTCTTTTGAATTTGAATTAGGATTAGCTCCTGAATTTGAAATTGATTTATCAGCAAAAAATAAAATAAAGCAATATAATATTGTTGCTACTGATGAGTTATTAGAAGAAGAGGTAAAAAACATTCAAACTCGTTATGGAAAAATGAGTTCTTTAGATGAAGCTACTGAGCATTCTAATGTTACTGGTACTTTTGTTAACGAAGAAAAAGAAATCAATAAAAAAGGTACTTTTTTGGTTAACGATTTAAAAGGTAAGAAAAACGAAAAGAAATTAATTGGTACTAAAGTAGGTGATGTTGTTGAATTAGAGACTAAGAAATTATTCGAAGACGATCATAAACTACAACATCTTTTAGGAGTATCTCATGAAGAAATTCACGATTTAGATATCAAAGTAACTTTTACTGTAGAAGAGATTACAAAAACAGAACCAGCTGAATTAGACAAAGAATTATTCGATAAATTATTTGCTGATGGTAGCGTTTCTACAGTAACTGAATTAAAAGAAAAAATTAAAGAAGATGCTGAAAAGCAATTCGCACAACAAGGAGATCAATATTTATTAAATGCTGTACAAGAGTATTTAATAGAAAATACTAAATTCGATTTACCTGCTGAATTTTTACAAAAGTGGTTACAATCTGCTGGTGAAAAACAATTAACACCAGAAGAAGCAACAGAAGAGTATAAAAAATCTGAACAAGGTTTACGTTATCAATTAATTGAAGGTAAGCTTATGAAAGATAATGATATTAAATTGGATTATGCTGAATTGGTAGATTACGCAAAAGGATTTATCAGAACGCAAATGGCTCAGTTTGGTAACATGAATCCAGAAGAAAAAGAATTAGATGAAATTGCTGGTAGAATTTTACAAAACCAAGAAGAAGCGCAAAAGTTACAATCTCAATTAATTAGTCAAAAATTATTGACTTTCTTTAAAGAGAACATCAACTTTAAAACAAAAGAAGTTTCTTACGAAGAGTTTGTTAAAGAAGCATATAAGAAATAA
- the dnaG gene encoding DNA primase, with product MISRSTIDRVFETARVEEVIGEFVQLKKAGSNFKGLSPFVDEKSPSFMVSPVKQIWKDFSTGKGGNAISFLMEHEHYSYPEAIKWLAKKYNIEIEETEQTSEEKAQMNERESMFLVSSFARDYFHNTMLNSNLGKAIGLSYFKERGFTDETIKKFDLGYCIDEWDNFTKAALEKGYDLKYLASTGLTIVKENKQFDRFKGRVMFPIHSMSGRILGFGGRILTSDKKAAKYLNSPESDIYHKSKILYGIYQAKKEIAKQDNCFLVEGYTDVISFNQSGVENVVASSGTALTSDQIRLVNRLTKNITVLFDGDAAGIRASIRGIDLILEQGMNVKVVQFPDGEDPDSFAKAHSNAELKEYLENSAQDFINFKVSLLLKDSNNDPIKKASVIRDIVTSISKIPDSIQREVYIQECSRIMEISERVLFSELAQLLKKNLQERSKANKQKTQQQHRKQPSNPQQDPNEPPPEYFMQQESAQMGLVKVADSVSTQKVDQLAILENEIIRILLLFGNEEVEFTEEVVNVDENDKETIAIRKYLNTVSAEIYVHLHDDEIEFSNTTFQEIYNEIIHQLNQLEKVDIDGLINHKNTDIANTVTSILMDEEKHQLSNWEGQNIFVTGALEVLKKAVNDAVFNLRRVLIGEKIEELMKEATENSGVNIDLETIRNYTNLKMRLFEKLNRVV from the coding sequence ATGATTTCCAGAAGTACTATAGACCGAGTTTTTGAAACTGCAAGAGTAGAAGAGGTTATAGGTGAATTTGTACAACTAAAAAAAGCAGGAAGTAATTTTAAAGGATTAAGCCCGTTTGTAGACGAAAAATCACCTTCTTTTATGGTATCTCCAGTAAAACAAATCTGGAAAGATTTTTCTACAGGTAAAGGTGGTAATGCCATTTCATTTTTAATGGAACACGAACATTATTCTTACCCAGAAGCCATAAAATGGTTAGCCAAAAAGTACAATATAGAAATTGAAGAAACTGAGCAAACATCAGAAGAAAAAGCTCAGATGAATGAAAGAGAAAGTATGTTTTTGGTATCTAGTTTTGCCAGAGATTATTTTCATAATACAATGCTGAATTCCAATTTGGGTAAGGCAATAGGTTTAAGTTATTTTAAAGAAAGAGGTTTTACAGACGAAACCATCAAAAAATTCGACCTAGGATATTGTATTGATGAATGGGATAATTTTACAAAAGCAGCTTTAGAAAAAGGTTACGATTTAAAATATTTAGCTTCTACAGGACTAACAATTGTAAAAGAAAACAAACAATTCGATCGTTTTAAAGGTCGTGTTATGTTTCCTATACACTCTATGTCTGGGCGTATTTTGGGTTTTGGTGGTCGTATTTTAACTTCCGATAAAAAAGCAGCAAAATACCTAAATTCACCTGAGAGCGATATTTATCATAAGAGTAAAATTCTTTACGGAATTTATCAAGCTAAAAAAGAAATCGCAAAACAAGACAATTGTTTTTTAGTAGAAGGCTATACAGATGTAATTTCATTTAATCAATCAGGTGTAGAGAATGTTGTAGCTTCTTCTGGTACAGCATTAACATCAGATCAAATACGCTTAGTAAACAGATTAACAAAAAATATTACCGTTCTTTTTGATGGAGATGCAGCAGGAATTAGAGCTTCTATTCGTGGAATAGATTTAATTCTTGAACAAGGAATGAACGTAAAAGTAGTTCAGTTTCCTGATGGAGAAGACCCTGATAGTTTTGCTAAAGCACATTCTAATGCAGAACTTAAAGAATATTTAGAAAATTCAGCTCAAGATTTTATCAACTTTAAAGTGTCTTTGCTTTTAAAAGATTCTAACAACGATCCTATAAAAAAAGCAAGTGTAATTCGAGATATAGTTACAAGTATTTCTAAAATTCCAGATTCTATTCAACGTGAAGTTTACATTCAAGAATGTTCAAGAATTATGGAAATTTCAGAACGTGTTTTATTTAGTGAATTGGCACAATTACTAAAGAAAAATTTACAAGAAAGAAGTAAAGCTAATAAACAGAAAACACAACAACAACATCGTAAACAACCTAGTAACCCTCAGCAAGACCCAAATGAGCCACCACCAGAATATTTTATGCAGCAAGAAAGTGCACAAATGGGCTTGGTTAAAGTTGCTGATTCTGTTTCTACTCAAAAAGTAGATCAATTAGCAATTTTAGAAAATGAAATTATTAGAATTTTACTTTTATTTGGTAATGAAGAAGTAGAGTTTACTGAAGAAGTTGTCAATGTAGATGAAAATGATAAAGAAACGATAGCTATTAGAAAATATCTAAATACAGTTTCAGCAGAAATTTATGTGCATTTGCACGATGATGAAATTGAATTTTCAAACACTACTTTTCAAGAAATTTATAACGAAATTATTCATCAATTAAATCAATTAGAAAAAGTAGATATAGATGGTTTAATCAATCATAAAAATACAGATATTGCAAATACAGTTACTTCTATTTTAATGGACGAAGAAAAGCATCAACTCAGTAATTGGGAAGGTCAAAATATTTTTGTAACTGGTGCTTTAGAGGTTTTAAAGAAAGCTGTAAACGATGCTGTTTTTAACTTAAGGAGAGTTTTAATCGGCGAAAAAATAGAAGAGTTAATGAAAGAAGCTACAGAAAATAGCGGTGTTAATATCGATTTAGAAACCATTAGAAACTATACAAATCTAAAAATGCGACTTTTTGAAAAACTAAATAGAGTAGTTTAG